A stretch of DNA from Candidatus Pseudomonas phytovorans:
TTGCTGCACAGCCCGTGGCGTGATGCGGTTGCCCTGGCGGGTGATGAACACCGCGCGGTCGCGCGGATTGCCGATCCCGCGCAGGCGGTACCAGGCTTGCAGCGCCTCGCGGGCCTTGCGGCCAACCGGCAGCACGCGGGCTTTGCCACCTTTGCCCAGCACCTGCACCAGGCCGGCAGCAAGGTCGAGGTGATCGAGGTCAAGGTTGGTCAGCTCGGACAGGCGCAGGCCTGACGAATAGAACAGTTCGAGCATGGCCTGGTCACGGCGGGCGATAAAGTCGTCGTCGACGCCGCCATCAAGCAGTTGCAGGGCGCGGTCGGTGTCCAGCACCTTGGGCAGCCGACGCTCACCTTTGGGTGCACTCAAACCTGTGGCCGGGTCGTGCTGGCACAGGCCTTCGCGGTTGAGGTAGCGGTACAGGCCGCGCACCGCCGACAGCAGCCGAGCCAGGCTGCGCGAGGACTGGCCATGGTGGTGTAGCCGGGCGATCAGCTGGCGCAGCTGCTGGATCTGCAGCGCCTGCCAACCGGTAATACCGTGTTCATTGCAGTAGGCGATGACCTTGTCCAAGTCACGACGGTAACCCAGCAAGGTGTGCTCCGACACCTGGCGCTCGTTGCGCAGGTGGGCGCAATAAGCCTCCAGCTGGGTTTTCATCAGCGTACCGAGCGCAAAGTCTGGGTAACGCGTGGTACCACGCGGCCGAGCACTTCGGCGATGTAGCCGAGGAACAGGGTGCCGACGCTGCTCTTGTAGTGTTGCGGGTCGCGGCTGCCTATCGCCAGCACTCCATGTAGCCCTTGGTAATCGAGGGCGGCCACGGCGCTGGAACCCACTTCCCGGCGCTGTTCTTCGCCAAACAGGAAGGCCAGTTCATGCTCACGCAGGTTGCCACTGACCGTCTTGCCGCCGCCCAGCAGGGCACCGATGGCCTGTTGCGCCTCGGCGTTGCTGACCCAGCGCCCGACCGGCGCGACGTTGTCGCCGAACAGGATAAGGCTGACGAAGGGCACCTGGAATTCCTGGCGCAGGCTGTCTTCGACCGCCATCACCACTTCTTCCAGGGTGCCGGCATCGAGCAGGTCGAGGATCAGCCGGCGGGTCTTGTCGAACAGCCGGTCGTTGTCGCGGGCCACGTCCATCAGTTGCGACAGGCGATGGCGCATCTCGATGTTACGGTCGCGCAACAGCTTGAGCTGGCGCTCCACCAGCGACACGCTGTCGCCACGCTGATGGGGAATGCGCTGTTCGAGCAACAACTCGTCGTGCTCGGCGAAGAAGGTAGGGTGGGCGCGCAGGTAGGCGACCACCGCTTCGGCATCGAGCTCGGCGGACTGCTGGGGTACAACCTTGGGCTGATCTTTCATGGCGGTTACTCGCTTAGGCTCTGTACGAAAAGCCTTGATACTCGGTGATGCTGCGTTGAAAACAGCCTCGGAATGCTCATTTACAACCCGTAAACTCCGCTTCCTCGGCTGTTTTCGCCTTGCCTGACCTTCGTCTCAAGACTTTTCCTACAGACCCTAGAGACGAACCTGTCCTTCGTAGACGCGTACGGCCGGGCCGGTCATCAACACAGGCTTGCCGGGGCCGGCCCATTCGATGTGCAGGCGGCCACCGGGCAGGTCGAGGGATACCGGGGAATCCATCCAGCCTTGGCTGATCGCTGCCACGGCCGCGGCGCAAGCGCCGGTGCCGCAGGCCTGGGTTTCGCCCGCGCCGCGTTCCCACACACGCAGGTTGGCACGGTGGCGGTCGATGACCTGGAGGAAACCGGCATTCACCCGCTGCGGGAAGCGTGGGTGGTTTTCGATTTTCGGGCCCAGCTCATGCACCGGTGCAGTATGCACGTCGTCGACGCGCAGCACGGCATGCGGGTTACCCATGGACACGGCAGCAATGGAATGCAGCCGACCGTCGACTTCCAGTGGGTAGTTCAGCGCCTGCGCATCAGCGACGAAGGGAATTTCGGCAGGGATCAAGCGCGGTGGACCCATGTCGACACTCACCTGGCCGTCGTTCTGCACGTCCAGCACGATGATGCCGCTTTTGGTTTCCACGCGAATACGCTTTTTCGCGGTCAGGCGCTTGTCCAGTACAAAGCGGGCGAAGCAGCGCGCACCATTGCCGCATTGCTCCACTTCGGAACCGTCGGCATTGAAGATGCGGTAGCGGAAGTCCACTTCCGGGTTGTTCGGCGCCTCGACGATCAGCAACTGGTCGAAGCCGATGCCGGTATGGCGGTCACCCCATTGCTTGGCGTGCTTGGGCTGGATGTGCGCGTGCTGGCTGACCAGGTCGAGGACCATGAAGTCGTTGCCCAGGCCGTGCATCTTGGTAAAACGCAGCAGCATGGGCTTACTCCGGCAGCAGGCTTTCGCCAGCGTACAGTTCGGCGATGGTCTCGCGGCGGCGTACTTCGAACGCCTGGTCGCCGTCGACCAGGATTTCAGCGCAACGGCCACGGGTGTTGTAGTTGGAGCTCATGACAAAACCATAGGCGCCTGCGGACTGCACGGCCAGCAGGTCGCCTTCGGCCAGGTTCAGCACACGGTCCTTGCCGAGGAAGTCGCCGGTCTCGCAGATCGGGCCGACCAGGTCGTAGGCACGGCCTTCGCCCTCGCGTGGCACGACCGCGCTGACGCCCATCCAGGCCTGGTAAAGGGCAGGGCGAATCAGGTCATTCATCGCCGCATCGATGATGGCGAAGTCCTTGTGTTCGGTGTGCTTGAGGTATTCCACGCGGGTCAGCAGCACGCCGGCGTTGGCCACGATGTAGCGGCCCGGCTCGAACACCAGCGCCAGGTCGCGCTTGCCCACACGTTCGCGGATAGCCTTGATGTAGTCGGCCACCAACGGGGGTTCTTCGTCGCGATAGCGCACGCCAACGCCACCACCCAGGTCCAGATGGCGCAGGTGGATACCGCAGTCGGCGAGGCGATCGACCAGCTCCAGCAGGCGGTCGAGGGCATCGAGGAAGGGTTCCACGGTGGTCAGCTGCGAGCCGATGTGGCAGTCGACGCCAACCACTTCCAGGTTCGGCAACTGCGCGGCACGTACGTAGATGGCCTCGGCGTCGGCGATGGCGATGCCGAATTTGTTTTCCTTAAGGCCGGTGGAGATGTACGGGTGGGTACCGGCGTCTACATCCGGGTTGACCCGCAGCGACACAGGGGCAACCTTGCCCATTTCGGCGGCCACCACTTGCAGGCGCTCCAGCTCGTCGGCGGACTCGACGTTGAAGCAGTGCACACCTACTTCCAGGGCGCGGCGCATGTCTTCGCGGGTTTTGCCCACGCCGGAGAACACCACGCGGTCGGCACGCCCGCCAGCGGCCAGCACGCGCTCCAGCTCGCCGCCAGAGACAATGTCGAAACCTGCGCCCAGGCGCGCCAGCACGTTCAGCACGCCAAGGTTGGAGTTGGCCTTGACCGCAAAGCACACCAGGTGCTCGGTGCCTTGCAGGGCGTCGGCGTAGCTGCGGTACTGGGCCTCGATGTGGGCGCGCGAGTACACGTAGGTGGGGGTGCCGAAACGTTCGGCGACGGCCGACAGGGCCACCCCTTCCGCGAACAGCTGACCGTCGCGGTAGTTGAAAGCGTTCATCTGGTTTCCTTACTGCGCAGGCGACTGCTCGGGCTCGGACTGCAGCTCGGGCTGCTGCGCTTGCGCCGGGGCCGGCTTGGCTTTTGGCTGGTGCTGGTGCGACTTCTGCGCTTTGCCGTTATCGCCGTCTTCAGGCAGATACAACGGGCCTTTCTGGCCGCAGGCCGAAACGAGGCAGGCAACAGCGACCAGCGCCGCGAAGGAGGAAATCAGGCGCTTCATGGGTGAAATCCTTAGAAAAATGCAGTATTGCGCCCGAGTATACCGAGCGACCGGCGGCTTGCCTATGCAAGGGCCGGTCCGCCGGGCGGGCTATTCTTACCGCCTTCAATGGCTAATCTTTGCATTCGGCGCCAAGCGCCCGTATCTTGCCCGGCTTGCCTGTAATGCAGCCAATTTCGAGGTTCCTGCAATGAGTTTGAGTGAAGCGCGTTTCCATGACCTGGTCGACGCGACCCAACAGGCCCTGGAAGACCTGTTCGACGAGAGCGGCATGGACCTGGACATGGAGAACTCCGCCGGTGTACTGACCATCAAGTTCGACAACGGCAGCACGCTGATTTTCAGCCGACAGGAGCCGCTGCGCCAGTTGTGGCTGGCGGACAAGTCAGGTGGTTTCCACTTTGATTATGACGAAGAAAACAAGAAGTGGACCTGCGAAAAGACTGACGAACTGCTGGGCGAAATGCTCGAGCGCATCGTCTGGGAGCGGGCCGGCGAGAAGCTGGACTTCGACGAGATCTGACATGAGCAGCACCCAGGCCCGGCCGCCCAAGCCGCTCTACAGCAACATTAGCCCAGCCGTGCCATCGCCGTGCATCAGCGTTTGCCGGCTGGACGAACAGCGGGTATGCACCGGCTGCCAGCGGCATGTGGAGCACATCCGCGAATGGCGCTCAGCCGATGACGAACGGCGTCGGCAGATCTGCCGCGAGGCCCAGGCCCTACGCGACCAGGCGAAGGCACACTGATAGCAGGGGCTTGAGTATTTACCCGGCTGTGGTAGTGTCGGGTTCTGCGTCGGTGACGCCAATGCCTTCACAAACCCCGCCCTTGGGCGGGGTTTTGCTTTATCTGCACATTGAAAATTGCCTGTTCAAAGGAGTCTGACTGGATCATGAGCACCAAGCCTTCCCTCACCCTCACCCGATTGGACGTACAGCGTCTGGAGCGTCTGATCGACAGCCTCGACGAGAGTACGCCGGGCGTGCTCGCTCTGCAGGCCGAGCTGGACCGCGCCGAAAAGGTGGTCGGTCACGAGGAAGTGCCGGCGGGCGTGGTGACCATGAACTCGCGCGTGCATTGCCGTGAAGAAGCCAGCGGCAAGGACTACCACCTGACGTTGGTCTATCCGAAAGATGCCGGGCCGGAAGGCAATGTCTCGGTCCTTGCGCCGATTGGCTGCGCGTTGCTGGGGCTGTCGGTGGGCGAGCAGATCGACTGGCCGGCGCCGGGGGGCAAGACCCTCAAGCTCAAGCTGCTGGAAGTGGAATACCAGCCGGAAGCCGCCGGCAATTTCGACCTGTAATTCCCAACGGGGCTGCTTTGCTTCACCTGTGGGAGCGGGCGTGCCCGCGAAGAATCCAACGCGGTGACTGGCACCGGCTTTGCCGGTGTTCGCGGGCACGCCCGCTCCCACAGGTACTGCGCTGGCCTCTAGCCCTGTGTAACCCAGATGGGGGCAGTCACGGTCATTCGCTTAGCACCTGCTCCAACCCCTCATTCAACGCCTGCTCCAGCACCCGCTTATAGCTCAGGTACACCTGCGTCGCCCCAAGCCGGTCATCCAGCAACTCGGACAGATCCAGGTCTGTGATGTAGCACCGGTACTGCCCGGCCCCGCGCCGCTGGCCAATGATCTGCCTGGCCACCACCGTATACAGCTGCGCCCCATGCTCCAGCTCCGAAAACTCTTGCTGGTCGCAGTACAGCGTCACATGCGCCGCACCCGCTACTCCGGCCTGAATGATGGCCTGTACCTCATAGTAAGGCTGGTCGCTACCTTCGATCGGGGCAAGGCGCGGTTCGATGCCACGCGCCTTGCCAGTGCCGGAAGGCAACAGTTGTGCGTAGTGGATGTCCAGTGAGGCAGGGCGCTGGGTATCCAGCGGCAGCCGAGCGTCACGGCGCATCACCACCGAACGCAGGAACCGCTGCAGCGGCAGCAGCAGGTGAGCTTCGTCATGCAGGGGCAGGCGCTGCTGCCACAGGGCATTGGATTCATCCAGCACATACAACTCGGCCCAACCACCTTGCAGGCGGTAGAACACCTGGATGCAAGCCGGGCGGCCCTGCTCCAGCACCAGGCGAAGGTCATGGTCGTGCAGAGCGTGGGCGTCCAGATACAACGGGCTGTAGGCACTGCGCTCTTCGCCCAGATAAGTCAACAGTGCCTCGTGCTCGGCCAGGGTGGTCAGGCTGACATGCTCTGGCAGCAGTTCCAGCACATGGGTGTGTTCGGCGACCTGCAGCAGGTAGCGGTGGTGCAAGCCCTGGTCCAGCAGCAGCTGCACGGTGTCGAAAATTTCCTCCACGCGCTGGCTGATGGCCTGCGCGCGGCTCTGGCAAAAGCAGCGCACCTGCACCCGTGGCCGGTGGCCGCGCAGTACCGGGCTGTTGAGGAAGTCGCGCAGGCAGCGCACCAGCGCATGTTCACCGTCGTAGCGCTGGACCAGCACCTCGTTCCAGCTGTTCAGGGTGACCTGGTCCAGGGTCAGCACCAGGTTTTCGCGCACGCCTGCGTAGCTCAACGAGTCGGTACGCTCGGTGGTCATCAGGATGTTCAGGTCGCGGTGATGGCGCAGCGGGTCGATGGCGACGTTGACCAGCAACAATACCTCGTCGGCAACACTGGGCTGCAGCAGGCGCACTTCGCTGACGACTGGCAGGGGCAGGGGAATACTGTGCTGCAGGCAACCCATCAGGTTGAACAGCTCGAACTCACTGAGGTCGCTGGCGCCCGGGTGCAGCGCCAGGCGGGTGCTGTTGTCGGTCACGCCATTGCGATGGGCCCAGGCCAGCAGCTCAAGCAGCTCGCGGCAACGTTTTATCGGGCTGAAGTGCTCCACCTCGGAGGTACTCAGGTTGCCGCTGTACAGCTCCCAGTGATGGCTGCCGGGCGCCTTGCGGTTGGGCGCATGGACCAGGGTCAGAGTGCCTTCGGCAAGGTCCGGGGCGATGCCGGGGTTGATCACCTCGACCTTGCCCGCGCGGCGCTCAAAAGCCGCATACAAGCGCCGACCCAGCACGTTGAGGTCGCGCTGTTCGGCACGGCTGCTGGCGTTCTGGGAGCTGGCGAACTGGCTGAGGAAACGGTAGCTGTGGTTAAGCTCGGCCACCAGCTCGCGGCGTTCGACAGCGACCTGCTGCACTTTCCATTGGCTGCGGCTGTCCAGCAGGGCCAGCTGACGCTCATCCCAGCCCCACTCGTCTGCCAGGCGATGCAACAGCCGGCGCTGCCAGCCGCTGGCACGGCCCTGGTCGCTGAGTTTCTTGTTCACCTTCAGGTACAGGCTGCGCCTGACCAGCTCCAGGCGTGCCGGCTCGCCACGTTGCAGCAGGTAGCGTTCGATGCGTCGGTACACCATCACGTACGGGTCCAGCTCGTCGAGGTCGAGCTGGTTGGCGAACACCGCCTGCTTGTAATCCAGGCTCAGGCAGCGCACGGCGGGGTGTTCACTGGCGTAGGCCTCGGTCAGCAGCAGCTTGAGTAGCGACTTGTAGGGCGAATCGATGCCCTTGAACAGCTGCCACAGGCCGGCACCGACAAACTCGCCGGGGGGAATATGCGCCAGGTTACCGAGGTCGAGGGCGTCCTGGCTGCGAATGAAGCGTTTGGTCAGCAGGGTCTGGGTGTAGGCGTGGTAGTTGTGTTCCTGGTAGACGGGTACCAGCCACCACAGGGGTGTACGCCCTGCCAGCCAGAGGGTGGTGCGATAAAACTCGTCCAGCAGCAGGTAGTGCTGGGTGGTGCCGCAGTCGTCGGAGCCCAGTTGGCCGTCGCGCTGGCCTTGGGCAAAGCCTTGTGTGTCGATCAGGAAGAAGTGCGCCTCAGCGCCCAGGCTCGCCGCCCAGTCCTCCAGCAATTGGCACTTGCGGCGCAGCTCTTCCAGCTGTTGAGCGTGCAAGCCGGGTACATGGCACACCCACATGTCCATATCGCTGTGTTCGGCCTGGGCCAGCGAGCCCAGGCTGCCCATCAGGAACAGGCCGTGGATCGGGCGTGGCGGGTTGCCATGGCGGGCCTTGTAGGTGAACGAGCGTGCCAGGCGCTGGGCTTCTGCTACCAGCTCGGCGCCTGGTTCGTAACCCGACACACCTGCGGGGGTGCTGCCAGAGACGTAGCCCGGCAATAGCGGGTGGTTCACATGGAACAGCAATGGCAGCAGTGTCAGCACCTGTTGCTGGCGCGTCGACAGGCCTTCCATTGCCCGCTGCAGGCGGCCCTGGTTGAGCTGCAGGAAGCGCGCACGCAATGTCGCCAGGACCTTGCGGTCGATGCCTTCGTCCAGGTCAGGGCGGATTTCGTGAGGGTGGTTCATTGCGCGCTCGGGCAGGCCAGTGAAGCTGTGGCGAGTTTAGCCTGAGTGACGGGGTCGGATAAGCGCTAATTGGATTTTTTGGCGCCATTTCCCCGGCGCAGGGCTGCTCCAGCTTTCGCTGCGCTTCAGGCATGATGGGCGCACTGAGTTCATGTAGAGAGTTTCCGATGCGTGTATGGATCGATGCCGACGCCTGCCCCAAGGCGGCCAAGGATCTGATCGTCAAGTTCGCCCTCAAGCGCAAGTTCGAAGTGGTGATGGTGGCGGGGCAGGCCGTGGCCA
This window harbors:
- the xerC gene encoding tyrosine recombinase XerC gives rise to the protein MKTQLEAYCAHLRNERQVSEHTLLGYRRDLDKVIAYCNEHGITGWQALQIQQLRQLIARLHHHGQSSRSLARLLSAVRGLYRYLNREGLCQHDPATGLSAPKGERRLPKVLDTDRALQLLDGGVDDDFIARRDQAMLELFYSSGLRLSELTNLDLDHLDLAAGLVQVLGKGGKARVLPVGRKAREALQAWYRLRGIGNPRDRAVFITRQGNRITPRAVQQRVKKAGERELGQHLHPHMLRHSFASHVLESSQDLRAVQEMLGHADISTTQIYTHLDFQHLAAVYDSAHPRAKRSKGTDS
- a CDS encoding DUF484 family protein — its product is MKDQPKVVPQQSAELDAEAVVAYLRAHPTFFAEHDELLLEQRIPHQRGDSVSLVERQLKLLRDRNIEMRHRLSQLMDVARDNDRLFDKTRRLILDLLDAGTLEEVVMAVEDSLRQEFQVPFVSLILFGDNVAPVGRWVSNAEAQQAIGALLGGGKTVSGNLREHELAFLFGEEQRREVGSSAVAALDYQGLHGVLAIGSRDPQHYKSSVGTLFLGYIAEVLGRVVPRVTQTLRSVR
- the dapF gene encoding diaminopimelate epimerase, whose product is MLLRFTKMHGLGNDFMVLDLVSQHAHIQPKHAKQWGDRHTGIGFDQLLIVEAPNNPEVDFRYRIFNADGSEVEQCGNGARCFARFVLDKRLTAKKRIRVETKSGIIVLDVQNDGQVSVDMGPPRLIPAEIPFVADAQALNYPLEVDGRLHSIAAVSMGNPHAVLRVDDVHTAPVHELGPKIENHPRFPQRVNAGFLQVIDRHRANLRVWERGAGETQACGTGACAAAVAAISQGWMDSPVSLDLPGGRLHIEWAGPGKPVLMTGPAVRVYEGQVRL
- the lysA gene encoding diaminopimelate decarboxylase, which codes for MNAFNYRDGQLFAEGVALSAVAERFGTPTYVYSRAHIEAQYRSYADALQGTEHLVCFAVKANSNLGVLNVLARLGAGFDIVSGGELERVLAAGGRADRVVFSGVGKTREDMRRALEVGVHCFNVESADELERLQVVAAEMGKVAPVSLRVNPDVDAGTHPYISTGLKENKFGIAIADAEAIYVRAAQLPNLEVVGVDCHIGSQLTTVEPFLDALDRLLELVDRLADCGIHLRHLDLGGGVGVRYRDEEPPLVADYIKAIRERVGKRDLALVFEPGRYIVANAGVLLTRVEYLKHTEHKDFAIIDAAMNDLIRPALYQAWMGVSAVVPREGEGRAYDLVGPICETGDFLGKDRVLNLAEGDLLAVQSAGAYGFVMSSNYNTRGRCAEILVDGDQAFEVRRRETIAELYAGESLLPE
- a CDS encoding lipoprotein, producing MKRLISSFAALVAVACLVSACGQKGPLYLPEDGDNGKAQKSHQHQPKAKPAPAQAQQPELQSEPEQSPAQ
- the cyaY gene encoding iron donor protein CyaY; its protein translation is MSLSEARFHDLVDATQQALEDLFDESGMDLDMENSAGVLTIKFDNGSTLIFSRQEPLRQLWLADKSGGFHFDYDEENKKWTCEKTDELLGEMLERIVWERAGEKLDFDEI
- a CDS encoding DUF1289 domain-containing protein; this encodes MSSTQARPPKPLYSNISPAVPSPCISVCRLDEQRVCTGCQRHVEHIREWRSADDERRRQICREAQALRDQAKAH
- the rnk gene encoding nucleoside diphosphate kinase regulator; its protein translation is MSTKPSLTLTRLDVQRLERLIDSLDESTPGVLALQAELDRAEKVVGHEEVPAGVVTMNSRVHCREEASGKDYHLTLVYPKDAGPEGNVSVLAPIGCALLGLSVGEQIDWPAPGGKTLKLKLLEVEYQPEAAGNFDL
- a CDS encoding class I adenylate cyclase, with the translated sequence MNHPHEIRPDLDEGIDRKVLATLRARFLQLNQGRLQRAMEGLSTRQQQVLTLLPLLFHVNHPLLPGYVSGSTPAGVSGYEPGAELVAEAQRLARSFTYKARHGNPPRPIHGLFLMGSLGSLAQAEHSDMDMWVCHVPGLHAQQLEELRRKCQLLEDWAASLGAEAHFFLIDTQGFAQGQRDGQLGSDDCGTTQHYLLLDEFYRTTLWLAGRTPLWWLVPVYQEHNYHAYTQTLLTKRFIRSQDALDLGNLAHIPPGEFVGAGLWQLFKGIDSPYKSLLKLLLTEAYASEHPAVRCLSLDYKQAVFANQLDLDELDPYVMVYRRIERYLLQRGEPARLELVRRSLYLKVNKKLSDQGRASGWQRRLLHRLADEWGWDERQLALLDSRSQWKVQQVAVERRELVAELNHSYRFLSQFASSQNASSRAEQRDLNVLGRRLYAAFERRAGKVEVINPGIAPDLAEGTLTLVHAPNRKAPGSHHWELYSGNLSTSEVEHFSPIKRCRELLELLAWAHRNGVTDNSTRLALHPGASDLSEFELFNLMGCLQHSIPLPLPVVSEVRLLQPSVADEVLLLVNVAIDPLRHHRDLNILMTTERTDSLSYAGVRENLVLTLDQVTLNSWNEVLVQRYDGEHALVRCLRDFLNSPVLRGHRPRVQVRCFCQSRAQAISQRVEEIFDTVQLLLDQGLHHRYLLQVAEHTHVLELLPEHVSLTTLAEHEALLTYLGEERSAYSPLYLDAHALHDHDLRLVLEQGRPACIQVFYRLQGGWAELYVLDESNALWQQRLPLHDEAHLLLPLQRFLRSVVMRRDARLPLDTQRPASLDIHYAQLLPSGTGKARGIEPRLAPIEGSDQPYYEVQAIIQAGVAGAAHVTLYCDQQEFSELEHGAQLYTVVARQIIGQRRGAGQYRCYITDLDLSELLDDRLGATQVYLSYKRVLEQALNEGLEQVLSE